The Nitrospinota bacterium genomic interval AAAAAACAGGTCGCAGGACACACCGATGTTTTACATGGTCTCGTTCATTCAATTGCTTTTGCAAATTATTCTGAAGGTTTTAAGCCGTTTCATGAAACACCAAAGAAAGACTTTCTCCAGTCCATCGATATCAGTTGTTTTTCACTTATAAATCTTGCCAACGTGTTTAAGGATTTGCTCGATCAACAAGCTTCGGTTGTTGCGGTTTCAATTTCTACTACGCGGATGGCGGCAGAAAATTATGGATACATGGCTCCAGCAAAAGCAGCGCTCGATTCCACACTTTGTTTTCTGGCGAAATCCTTCAGTGCATTTTCCAAGGTCCGTTTCAACTCTATCAACCCCGGCCTGCTTAAGACATCTGCTTCAGCCGGCATCCCCGGTTATATAGATTCCTACCTGCATGCTGAAAAAGCAACTTTG includes:
- a CDS encoding SDR family oxidoreductase, yielding MGFLGLENKNILVAGVANKKSVAWHIAKTLEEEGANVIYSVRSEDRKKSLEKLLADKTVYICDVEKDDEVERLKKQVAGHTDVLHGLVHSIAFANYSEGFKPFHETPKKDFLQSIDISCFSLINLANVFKDLLDQQASVVAVSISTTRMAAENYGYMAPAKAALDSTLCFLAKSFSAFSKVRFNSINPGLLKTSASAGIPGYIDSYLHAEKATLRKKALTTQEAANAAVFLLSERASGINAQGLILDAGMSINYFDQELIK